In Paludibaculum fermentans, the genomic stretch TGTTCCAAGCGATTTCTTGATTTGTAATTGTGGAATACTGCATATAGTTTACACAGAGAGACCGGGCAATGAGTGGCGCCCGCTGCAGAAGAACCAGGATCAACCGGATTTGTTCGCAACCATGAGACTGCCGTTGAAGAGTTGAGCCAGAAGGGTTTGACCCGAGGCAGCGCAGTAGTCCGATTACGTTCTGATTCTTGATGAATTAGTACACTATGACGAATTAGAGGCACATGAGCCGCAGTGGCGGGGTGTTGGTCAACCGCCGGGCGCAGTCGCCCTGGTTTCCAGCGCCGCTAAGCCGGCCGAGTGGACGGCCCCCATTAAAATCCACCTCCACGAGTCGTGAAGGATCTCCGGGGAGAACGCGCGCTCCGACTGACCAAATTTGGTCACTTTTTCGCCGGTCTGGAATTCTAAATAAGTGTTAACATAGGCTCGGGGTGCCGTTCTCGGCTTCCGACTGTTTTCGAGATTCTTTCGGCTTCCACCGATTTCGTCTCCAACGCGGCCATTGGCTGCCGTGATCGACGGCGGAAAGGGAAACCCACTGTGCTTTCCACAGGCTTGGGATCACAAACGGCCGGTTGGCTCGTGGAAAACGGGCCCAGAGAACTTGAACTGCTCTTTCGGGCCATCGTCTACCACCCCTCCGCGCCGATTCTCCTGACGGACGACAAAGGCAACTCGAGGGATGCCAGTTTCGGCGTGGGCCGCATACTGGGCATTCCGCGTGAACAGATCATCGGCCACTCCATCGACGAGTTTGCGCTTCCAGCCTTCAAGCCCAAGGTTTCGCAGCTCTTTGCCGCGCTGCCCGAGAAGGGCGAACTGGAGGGATCGCTGGGCCTGCTTGGTTCGAATGGCACGGCGAAGCATGTGGCGTTCGCGGCCAAGGCAAATGTCCTGCCGGTTCGTCATCTGCTGGTTTTGCACGAGAAAGCAGTGGCAGAGGCGCCCGCGGATTCCGAAGCTGCGCAGGCAGATGCCCCGCCTCCCTGGGTGAAGGATTTTGCCCTGTTCTTACTGGATGTGGACGGGCTGATTGTAGCGTGGTACGCAGGGGCGGAGCGCATCTACGGTTACCCGGCTGAGAAAGTCATCGGAAAACACGTGTCCTGCGTTTATTCGCCCGATGCGGCTGCGCGCGGCGAGGTCGAGGATAAGCTGAAGCGGGCGGTGGTTGAGGGTCATCTGGGCAGTGAAGGTTGGCACGTAAAGTCCGATGGGGAACGCTTCTGGGCCAACGTCATCATCATGGCCCTGCGACGGGATGATGGAACGCTGCAGGGCTTCGCCAGCATTGTCCGCGATTTCAGCGGCCGGCACGAGCAGGATGAAAAGATCCGGCGCAACCGGGCCAGGACGCGGCTGAGTCCCCTGCAATCCACGATCGCGGGTGTGGTTTCCGGTGAGTTTGACCGGATTCCCGAGGCGAACGACACATTCCTGGAACTGGTGGGCTACAGCCGGGAGGACTTGAAATCAGGGCTCCTGCAGTGGCCGGAACTGACTCCCCCGGAATTTGCGCCGCTGGATGAACTCGCGCACGAGGAAGGACTGCGGTTTGGGGCCTGCACGCCTTACGAGAAGGAACTGGTCTGCAAGGACGGCCGGCGTGTACCGGTGCTGGTGGCC encodes the following:
- a CDS encoding sigma 54-interacting transcriptional regulator; this encodes MLSTGLGSQTAGWLVENGPRELELLFRAIVYHPSAPILLTDDKGNSRDASFGVGRILGIPREQIIGHSIDEFALPAFKPKVSQLFAALPEKGELEGSLGLLGSNGTAKHVAFAAKANVLPVRHLLVLHEKAVAEAPADSEAAQADAPPPWVKDFALFLLDVDGLIVAWYAGAERIYGYPAEKVIGKHVSCVYSPDAAARGEVEDKLKRAVVEGHLGSEGWHVKSDGERFWANVIIMALRRDDGTLQGFASIVRDFSGRHEQDEKIRRNRARTRLSPLQSTIAGVVSGEFDRIPEANDTFLELVGYSREDLKSGLLQWPELTPPEFAPLDELAHEEGLRFGACTPYEKELVCKDGRRVPVLVATAVLKLSPFRWISFVQDLRERDRRESVEEEITAPTQDFGEIVGTSTALRRVQSQVEVVAPTDANVLILGETGTGKELVARAIHRISPRRNLPFVTLNCAAIPTGLLESELFGYERGAFTGALSQKIGRFEMAHRGTLFLDEVGDIPLDLQPKLLRALQEKSFERLGGTKTIPIDVRLVAATNRNLTQMMGDKLFRSDLYYRLRVFPISTPPLRDHPEDIPTLARHFTVKYAEKMGRQIDKIPSETMNLLVSYQWPGNVRELENFIERSVILSSGSSLRAPLAELQLDQAPFAGNVTLEQVEREHIIRVFRESGGVVTTTATRLGLHRTTLNAIMRKLGISRKDL